A stretch of DNA from Maniola hyperantus chromosome 14, iAphHyp1.2, whole genome shotgun sequence:
aggtaagttCATGAATGTTTTATCAttatgttataagtcccgcaaattgataaggcgcgtggccgccatttaagtgacgtcagcactagactgaagtttcgagcgaatggtatatttttatttcgactgacgtcaaaatgacgtcatttcgatgttaatgagacatggttccagcgcaataacaatttgcgggacttatacattgGAAAGTGATGTGCAACTTAACATAGAGCAAGTAGGTGGGTACTCTATTAAATTTGCTTTGATTGAAGAAAGAATTCTGGAAATATTATCAAAATCCCTTAGAGTAGAGATTTTCGCCTATAAACTTTAAACTGAAAGCCTCATAAAGCCCATGATTAATCTCCTCATAACCTCGAAACGTTGTATCTGCAATACATACATGGCATTCTAATTAATAGCCAGCAATACGTTTTCATTGAGCCAATTTGTGTTGACGCAATACTTAGGTAATGAGATTATCTTGATAACAATGTTACTTGGAAAGACGTGTCTCGAATAAGGTTATTTCTTAATAGGTTTAGTGGACAACAAGCTTTTGTGGTGGCGGGttttgtaggtaaataattCTTATGTAGTGGATTCATAAAAAAACTTTGTTTTCTTTAAGCCACTGCATTTTTCACGTCGTAATAAAACTGCCTgtcgtaataaaaaatatttaggggaggggaaataaaaaaatcaattaagtaTATCGCCTCACATAAATTTATTTCTTCATATACATTATGTATAATTTTGCGAATCCATCGTGTCCCGAGACGCAGCGCGggaaaatttaattctttttataaaataatcatCGTCTACGAACTCCTACTAAATACATTCACACACCGTCCCACCATATTGCgtccgccattttaatttttgcattaaaatatattgaagCTATGGTAACACGGTACCAACATTAGCAATTCAAAATATACAAAACGCAAGGCGGCTACTTGATTCCGGATTGCAACATtgaatacattaaaaataatgcaATTTAACATGTACATTTTTAAGTTAATTACATCTGGGGgaactaaaattattatgttcGAAAAGTAAACATCTCGTTTAAATATATTTgtcgattttattaatttcttattgtttataaaaatacataacctacatttttgtttttggcAAAAATAATCTTCCTATAACACTGTTTAGGTTTATTCAccatatagaaaaaaaacaataattttggtTCCCCACTTAACCAGACACTGTCaaattacttaaacttaatacttactataataaaagaaaattacaattacaaaatCTGTATGAAAATCATCATTATAGTTCATATAGTATCTAGCTGCATAGAAgacaaaaattacataataaaaattaataaagaacACATGGAAAAACGTAGTAAATCAGTCTTTTACATACATACAACTTAACATTGGATACGAACTTGATTTGCATTTAACAcattattttgtactaaaaatGGAATTACATACATACAGCACCTCTTTATGGCATAATGGTTTTGGTTAAGTATTCGTATTACCAATACTGTATCAAATCACGACCTAAGGAAAATTCACACTTAAGAATTACATTTTAATATGAACACTGTCTACAAGTTGTAGAAAAATAACGTTATCTAGCTAAAAAGTACTattactattatatttttttcaatatttcctACTTGCAGTACTGTTATTTGTTGCAGTATTGGTGATAcgtaacatttttataataataattgcactGCTGATTACTAATATTCTACACaacatgaaaaaataaaattaaaagtgatggatttttatgtaattattttacaGGTCGGTAGTGTGCGTCAATTTTTTTAGTGTTAAAAGTTTTAcgtaaaaatgttatttaatataattttgtaaattaaaaaaagatattaaaaaaaattaatttactgatttttgatgttttaattaccgatttacataatataaccattatatatatatatatatatatataacgttAGTTGTAAAGACACAAACAAATATTCCGAGTTCCACACAAATTAATATGGTTTAAATGGTCTTAATACATGTTTTACCATAAAGTAGATTAAAAAAGCAAATAAAGTAGTTCTTTAAATGTATGAACACGAAAATGGCATTTACAACAAgtgtaaaaaaatatgtgtgGCACATTTTACGTGAAGTATGATtgttaaatcataataataaattaagttttgagaAAAATCGGTAAATCAATTTTTAGGATCATATTTATATTAAGGTATTTAACAGAGATTAATTTTAAAAGTGTTTTAAAAGCTTAAGAGGCTGAAAGAAAAGGCTAGGCAAAACTAAGGCTCCCCCAATTTATAGCCTAAGATCCCATGTCATGTCTGGAAGGAGGTATTCAATGAAAGAAGAATACTTTCTAGATAAAATACCTCTCTCAATTTAGTTGTGGGCTCTTAGAGTATATTTCTTCTAGCGTGTAAGCAAACCTGATTACATATGCGATTCATCAACGAGTATTAAATTTTCACTATAACCtcaatttaacaataatttcCATTAAAACCTACGTTTTCGATTATCGATACAtcttaagttttattataactaCGTGAACGATTGGCAGTTGACGTCGACCGTGTTATCCGATCAAGTAAAAATGTCCGTACGCCATAGACAAAACGAGTAGAAATAGAATCGGGTCGTGGCAGTTAACACTGTCATCTTTACAGTTGTATAGTTGATTAGAGAAAATGCAGTACAAAAAATCAATATTGTTTGTGATAGTAATAGAtgattataattttcaaataccTGCAGCAAAATTGATAATATTTACCGTTTCGTTTATGGTGTATCTGTCGGACAAATTTAATAGATCATTTTTCAAGTTTCGCAGACCGCATCATATTACGTTATTAAATCTAAGTTAAAAGCTCAACTTTAACTTACACGTAGATCGATATAAGGTATAGATTGTATAAAACGAGTGGAAAACCTAATAACCTTAATACGATACTGGGCAAAGGGTTATTGTAAAAGGTTAAACAATTCTACACTTAAAGATAGCTTAAAATAGTATGAAGGGTGTCATAGCCGGAAAAAATAATATGCGCAAGAtttatttaactaattaaataataaatagatagatagggCGATCGCATTTTTTTCTTAGAACGATACACTTCTGTTTTTAGAAAGACAAAAATAATCAAGCAGTTAAcaataggtattaaaaattCTTTTGTCTATAAATGTGACTCAGAATTTCTTTTACTAGGCATCATCGATAAATTTACTCGACTACACCATTCTAATAGTTTAGATTCGATTCATATTCGAATCATCTCCTTACAATTTCATTAAAACATTACAACACACcgacaaaacattttttttctaccTAACAAATAGATATGTCATCGAATCACCGTCTTCACTAATGGGGGCAGTGATGTTAAAAATATTCCCTTAATCTATttagttatgtaaataaaaacaataaaatgccTAGCTGAGAAACTCAACGGCCTACTATCAACTTTTTACAAATCACGAAAGTTTTGTTAAATATGCATTAGAATTATTTACCTACGATAAGTTTCTTCGGTCTTGAATTGACACGAAATAATTGTTGATAGTAAACACATTGGTCCATTTTTATGGCGAATTCTATTTAAGGATGATTTTAAAAACTGTAGCATGGAATGGGCAAGACAAACAGGTAGATATACTTTTACGCAAATCAAAATGTAAAATCAGAGCTATTTACATAAAATTTCATATCCACTACGCACATGACAGAATTTCACACGACACAGCCGATTCGTCCTAAAAAGTTTGTTATATTGCATTAATGAAACATGTTTGTTATCACAAAATTTACACTACTAAACGTATTTAACACCCGATATGAAAAATAAACTTCTAATTACAGCTGCAATAACtatttttacacttttacaATATAATGTCGTATAAGATATATCATGTGATGATCAGAGTAAAACATCATAATTGTCGCATAACGTCCTCTAAGCGCACTGAGTCAATTCTAATTTACCAGGACTAGTGCACGAATTCTTCAAGACTTTTATAGCCAGTCCAAattgtatataaaaaaaatattcgtacTTTTTGCAcgtttaagtttaaaaaaaatatatggagCGGTATAAAAACCTGGAAAAGTAGTCCACTAGCTCTTGGTCTATAATAATTACATGTTATATGTATTTTGCTAAATTATGTATTCGGCGGAACAATTAATTAACCggttaatttttaaatagtgTACCATCAcgaaattcttattttttttctgaaatttaAATGCATCGAACTTTTGTTTTTCCAATAATTTAACGTTTATAATGTTccatatttaaaaatagcacGAACAGCAGCGCATAAAAATTCCTTTTTTATCTATGGTAGTAAGATATAAGCTGAACACACATTACTACTAAACGATACATGCACTTGTTACGTATTTTTTGTTTAGTTAAAATCCAAATGACTTTCGCAAGCGCCGAAAATACGGTGTAGGTATGCTGATAACCTCATCTGCATTTTTAACGTACTGAAAAATTAGTTGCGTTTGGCGATGTAATGTGCAGTCTGCTTAAAAGTTCTTTTTTATCTATGGTAGTTAGATATAGGGTTATTCAATAAAGAGTTTATTAAAGATATTTACCCTTCCGATTCACAATCATGTTTGCAATAACTGGTCGCATTCGTAAATATACATCATAAGTAACTTTTCCTAGGCACTGATACGTGATAGCCTCATAAGGTATACAACATTTTGTGAACAAATGTgggttatataatataatcaatttgaGAAAAACTGCGCCTTCTTGTAATTTTAACCCTGCCGTTTTTTCTAATTATATTTAGGtatgaattaatttttaaaagaaagtTCATTTTCCCTTAATATTCATTTAGAAATTGTCAACTTTGTTAAAATGACGTTTTAAACGTTATCTTCATCAAGACATTCATATGATTACTTTGCTTTAGAAATATGCTAAAATCTcaaaattattacaaagttGGCAATGTTTCTAAGTAATCTAACTGTAAAGACCTATAAACCACTCTCCATTAAATCTTAGTAAAGTGCGTTTTACGTCAATTCCATCAACAAATGTCACAATAATATCTACGTAGCcattattcaaattatttatgaaaAGGTCAAAATTAAActgtcattattattatataatatttaaaatattaaaatcatattttattcatgACGTACCTAAAATTATGTTAAATGTGTAGGCTATCAACACTCAACAGTAGTTTAACTATAGGTCTTATGTAGCAATTATACAAACATTAAATGTTGCGTGTTGTTAAaactgtataataatattatgtaggtatgataAACCTATTATGTAAGATAGGCATCGTagttctttttaatttaattttttaatgtgcTACTAGGTATAGGTCACGGTAAATACACGTCAAATATCTACggtacatttttatatttttaagaattttaattgtaggtataacgaatttgtattttgtatggtTTCAATCAGTTATTACTGGgttcaattaaaaaattacaattgttTCCAATTAAACAACAATAGTCATCAATTCTTCAGGCAATTTTAATTTCGATTATGTTGTAGAATTTACcatctaaaatttaaaatacgaaCGATCTGTCACATTTACACAGATTAACAACACGCTTTGATGGAATGTCAAAGGACCATAGACAATTGTTTCTCTAAGGCGATATGCATACACCTACACGGCAGGGTTTGCTAAGGGTTAGTTTAGACGAGTATGTCTCAGCGTCAGTTGGCGTAGTGGTCGAACGATCCGAGGTACTCCAGCGCAGCGCGGTAGCAGAATTCGTACTGGTCCTATGACAAAAAAACACCGATtgtaatacatttttattcgAAGATAAAAAAGAGTTTTATTGTCAAGCGGCCAGTGCGTgcaaacaagtagtccaatctcaATTTACAACagtatcagagtgaactagagtgaggaaactctcgatTTGATCTTGAAATCGACATctatcaaatattaggctaggggtggGGTGACGTGGAATCAAAGCAGTCGTACACCTCGTATTCAGATTGgattacctacttgttttgcacgcactcatcatcatcatgatcaaataaataaataaacccatcgccggcccactactgtaCACGGGTCTCCGACCAGTATGAGaagtttggctatagtccaccacgccggaCATGtccggattggaagacttcacacatttttgagaacattatggagaactgaatattatgcaggtttcctcacgatgttttccttcgcgtTTTGCTGTgtttaaagtaagtgatatttaatttcataaaatgcacataatttCAAAAAGTCAGGAGGCGCGTGCCTGGGACGCGCGACGGACCACTTACGAGGCGGACGGACGACTTAACCAGATAGGCTATTGGGCTATAACGACTGACGCACTCACTATTCTATCTGTACTGTTCGCAATTCACATCTTCCAATTTACTGCGGGGTGAGGGCTTAGAGACACGACCTTTGTACGGTGTAAGCTAAttccattaaaaataattacttagcCGATACGAGGAATTTACAGCTTTCAAAGGCGCGAGGTATTCCCAGCGGAAAGTGAATTCGGGCTAGGGTTGTCACGCGTTTATCGTAGCATATACTAGTTGTTTATgtctaaaatattttgatataatcCTGGAGTagtccaggcctgaaataaagcgataTGGCCGACTATtattggaaggccgaggcgaagccgaAGACTTCTCAAGTAATTTTTATACTAAACTAAGTTAAGACTTTTTGTGATGTGTGTCTTTCTAATGTGGTACTAATAAGGCTTTTTTATTAGCACAATTTTCATATACTTACGTGGAAAAGTGTGAAACTACGATTAAGATTAGTATTTTTTCGGTAAAATTCACTAGAATGAGAAATAATACCATACGTATTTTACGCAAGTGTTTTTTAAAGTCAGGATAAATTATAGAAACAAAACATAAgcgatattataataaatgtgacAACCCTATTTCAGGCCTttataagtaaaattaaattgagCTTCCCCTACTTTTGTAGAAGCAACATTGATTGAAAAAAGATTATTGCTAAGCTGCTGAGTCACTAACAGGTACTCGTATTTATAGATTGTATAATGTTATTATCGCTGTAGAAAATCTTCGTCGGTATTTATTTTAGATCGCGACCGTTGTTGTACCTATTCAAAACTATCAAACGAATGTAGGTCTGATAGTTTTGGTCTAGATGATTTGTGACATAAGTGGAGAAGAAATTATCCATCTTAGTTTCTTCTCCACTTGTGTCACAATCAAGCTCCAATGCCGATTCGATTCTTTAGAATCACAGACCTAGAATAATTCATCTGATAATTTTGAATAGTTTAATGCATTAAACCTTTTCCACCTGGAAAGATAGGATGAAACTTGACTATTCAAATGAATCTTTATCTCATTAAAAATATCATATCTTTAGGTAATTAAACTATTCAAATGAATCTTTCATATCCTTCCAGGTTGAAGGATATGAAAGATTCGTTAAATACCTAATttgtttctacgcggcatcattTCAGCATGCTAAATAATTGTTTGCCTATAAAAGCCGAGTCCGTCTGAATTTGATAGTAGGTAATCCCATCTCAACATTATATTAATTCCTAGGAGTGCGCATAATTACTCATACGCACGAAAGGCGAGTCGAGATAGGAGACGGGAGGCGAGATGTCTATTCACATTATCATTCATCTCGTGTCGTCTTGCACTCGCGCAGTGGCGAATTTATGCGCAGGTTACGTTCTGTTAGTCGTTGATATAGGGGACTAAAGGATGAAAATAGAGTCAGTCGTGTGGCGCCAGACGGCTCAATAATTGTAGTATGTTTCTTGTGTGACTGAGTGAGTGAAATTATAACATTAACTCAAACAGTGGTTATCCTAAAGAAGCCAAAGTAGTCGGCCCAATATGTAATTAAATGCACGGCTAAGACTTCCCTCGTTAAGAGCGTTACCTCAGTTTGCACCATGGCGGGGCGTTGCGTGCGCAGCGTGCGTACGGTCTGGAACACGTCCACTACGCCCTCGTACTGCATGCGCTCGAGCACCGTCGACAGCGTTATGAACACGCCCGTACGGCCGACGCCAGCACTACAAAAAAATTAGTACTAAGTTGGGAAACTAGGAAGACTGATGATCtcaagcgagtcgcagggagctgcttaGATAGGAGCGGTGCAAGATCGTGGTTTGTTTTAATTTCTATAAGACACCTATGTGCAGCAATTTAAGAAATActtaaacgtttttctttttttcttccattctttctttcttcggtTGACGTTTATGTTACAGCGACTTAGTAGAAAAGTAAATAATGCACTGGAGATTACattgattaatattaattactgttGACGGcgttggtcaaaatataacgtTACAAAATCTGCGGCCAAGAAACTCGACAAGTAACGACGACGAGGCTTAGTAAGTTTAGTCTGTAATTTACAAATGcagaataaaatttaaaagggAAACGAATGTTAACACTTACGAACGATACTAATAAGATCCATAATATGGAATATGGATCCTAATACAACTACGACCACGATCCAAACGTGAAAGTAGAAATACATGTTATACTTTGCACAAAACCCACCTGCAGTGTACTGTGATAGGACCATCCTGTCCAAACTGTTCTTTAGTCTTGTGGACTTGGCCGAGGAAGTCGATGAAGCCTTCACCACTCTTGGGCACGCCTTGTTCAGGCCAGTCCGTGAATTGGAACTGACGGACCGTCCTCGACGCCCCGTCGCGAGCGTCTGTGACctgcatcaaaataataataagttaataaattaaaaatttattagcaAAAAAATTGTTACACAAGTTAAATTAACAATTctctaaaataaacttaaatctaaattaaaactaaaaaaccggccaagtgcgagtcaggctcgcgcaatgagggttccttactacagtcgaatgttttttcgacattttcgtttaagaatgtacaggtgaagacctttcatatgataccccacttgatatacctagtcactaacttcgaaagttgaaaattctaattattagttcatgaccacaatttaattttttttgtgtgatctaaccctaaattcacggttttcagatttttccccaaatgtcagctataagacctacctacctgtcaaattttatgattctaggtcaacgggaagtaccctgtaggtttcttgacagacagacggacagacagacagacagacagacagacagacagacagacaacaaagtgatcctataagggttccgtttttccttttgaggtacggaaccctaaaaagaatattttaaattaaaaatgggccgaattgagaaccaccttctttttgaaagtcggttaaaaactaaaataaattaaattgaatctaaaatctcatcgagaccaccgcagcgaggaattgtacccaagatgctggtaGCATTGCCCCTTTGGagggccaaactaattctttgccATCTGTCGGGTCCCCGGATGACTCGATAACCGTTTTTGAAATTTCATCTCGAGCCCTCGGGCCCCATGTCAAAAGGcacaaaatatgaaataaataataatttaaacaggAAGACGAGACGTTATCCACGGTTATGTAAATTACCTTGAATTCTCTCAAGATGTACTGTGGCATATTGTACTCGGCGATAGGATCAACGACAAAGCACTGGTATCGAACAGAGCGGTCCGAAGGCCAATATTGGTGACATTTTTCCtgtaataaaatagtaatattcAAAATGGGTTCAAAAACGTCaagtattaaaattaaagaattagcAGCAACTTACTCTGCCCATCTCCTTCAATTTAGTAAGCATAACGATGATGGTCGAATTGTGCTCCCAAAGCATTCGCCAGAAATCATCTGTCGTATCAGGCAATGGGCCTTGAGTGGCAATGTAGGCGGCCCTATATCTGTATCCATCAACAAACGAAGCATTGATATAATCTGAGCCATCCCGCGGAGTCAAGCAGACTCGGGTAGACTCGTATGGCAAGATGTGCACCAGTCTATTCTTGTGTTTATTGCATGGCAAGCTAGCGGACACAAATCGGCTAGAATCGGCTTTCATATTTGCGAGCTTTTTAAATTCCAATTCCATTCCAGTTATATTCTCGATCGTATCGATTCGCATCAGTTTCTGAATGTGCGAATGCAAATTACGAGCTGGCACTTCGGTGTCTCCGCAAATAACAGCTTCGAGTAAGGCATCATGGATAAAAATGTACTGGTCTTCTGTTTGCACCATGTAGTTTCGTTGAGCTCGTAAACAAGTCACGTGGCCATAGATGTCTACAGTGCGTTCGTGCCTGGCTCTTTCGAGCATAGAGTCGATAACAATAAAGCATCCCGTACGCCCGACTCCAGCAGAGCAGTGCACGACTAAAGGACCGGCATCAGGAGGGTTCAAAGCACGAACACGGCGTAGAAATTGCAAGAAAGGAGCTGGATGATCAGGTACTCCGTGATCGGGCCACGCAGTGAACTGAAGTTGCTTAATTTCTCGACGCTCAGCTCCCCCGTTTCGAGTCACTTGGAATGTTCTAATACAATAAGTGGCAAGTTCCTGAACTTCTGCGATGGTAACCGTCATCATACCATACGACTCGCTGCCTCGGCTTGGCCAATATTGATCGCACTTAATTCTCGTCCTCTCTTCTAACTTTGTCATCATTACTATTGTGGACGTTCGTAGTTCCCAGCACATTCGCCAGAAATCTGCAAACGTTTCTTGAAGTGGCCCTTGTGTGGCGACGTACGCATTATGTTTGCGGTAACCATCACAATAGTTGGCATTAATGTAATCGCTTCCAAGAATTCCATCGATTGGTTGCAGAATGACGCGACTGTGGTCGTATGCAATTACATTGGCGTAGCGGTTCTTGGGCTTATTTACTTCCATGTTAGAGTGATCCCATGTGAATTGTTGACCAGGTTCTATACTCTCATACTCCTGAGAGAATTTCAGGTTGTCATTAGCTTTTAGCCTGTCAATATGTTCAGATAGTTCTGATATTGGGATCGGAGGATGAGAGATCATAGCTGGTGTTTGGAAGTTTAAGCGCCTCATTTCAACTGGATCGGAAGGCGCGCCAAATCCAATATCAGCAGACATTAAGGGTCGCGTAACAGCCGCTTGGTCGGGAGTTTTACAAGGTTGTCTTCTTCTTTTAACAATGAATAACAGTACTAAACATAACGATAGCATCAACGCTGCTATTATTGGACCTATAACCCATACCATTCCAGCCTCTTTTCTGTTCTCTTCTATTCTAATTTCTGGATCTCCATTAATATCTTTGGGATCTGGTCTCCTCGGTTCTTCACCCGGTGGAGCTTCTCGCATATCCAACGATAAGTATTCTGAGAAAGGACTAGATGTATATAAATGCTTTTGAGGAGTATCGACAACAGCTCTAACGAAAACTCTGTATTTCTTATTTAGATTCAGCTTTCTATTGAGGAAGCCTTCGTACATTTCGTCATTACCGAGATGGAAGGTATAAAGAATATTTCTTTGCAAAAACTTGGCAGCAATATACGGCGCATTTTCATCATCTGTCCGagcattatttttaattaaatcttcGGTTAGGAACTGATCTGGGTTTTTATGGTTATGTGCTTTATCATCTGGTACAACAACTAAATAGTAATGTGATATGGGTCCATATTCTTCAGAGGCTTGAGGTAGAATTACGAGTATTTCATTATCGACAACACCGTAAAAGTCTGGTTTAACCATCGGTTTAGGTGCGGCCATTTGAGTAGTCACCGTTATCGTGGTAGGCGGTCTATATGACTTATCATTAGGTATGGCACTTATATTTACATTGTACGTAGTAAATGGCGATAAATCATTAATTGAATATGAAGTCTTATCATGTTTAACAACAATTTCTTTCTTAAAAATTTCTTGAGTTTGAGTCATTCCTAGAGAATCAACAAATTCTTTTATTGCATTATACGAAATCTTATAGCTAACTGGATTCAAACGTAACGGGGGAGACCACGATAGTGTCATGGAATGGGTGGATACATCTTGAGCTCTAAGATGTAAAGGCACTTCTTCGGGCTTGACTTTAACAGTAACTTTTTCCGACAGCCTTCCTAAACCATCAGCAGTCTTCGCCGCTACTGCTATAGCATATTCGGCGAACTTTTCTAGGTTTTCCAAATCAGCAGAATGTGTAACATGAACAGTTTTCTGCTGCCATTCATCTAAATCCTCTACAGGAGTCATAGTGAAGAATATAACATAACCGATAATTTTCTTTCTCGACGGAACAGGCTCCCACCATACTTCCACACCTGATTCTGATGTTGCAACGGCTTTGACTGACATGGGCGCTCTACCGATGTCCCTTTCAGTATGAGCCGTGATATCCTTACTATACGGGCCGGCACCTTGGTCCGTGTAAGCCCTTACTTTGAACACATAATGGGCATCTTCTTCTAAGCCGGTAAACACTGCTTTTGTGTGTTCGGTAGTTTTTTCAATCAGAGACGATTGGTCTCCTCGCTTATAAAATTGGACGTCATACTTTTTTATTTGGCCACTTCTGTCTGCTCTGATTGGTGGTTCCCATCTAATGCTAATAACGTCTGGAGTTTGGAAATGATAGGTAACGTTACTCGGAGGTCCTTTCGGAGCGCCTTCTGGCGTTAGCCAATACTTGATTGTTTCCTGACCGATTCCAATCGGATTCCTTCCTGCTAATCTAAATTCATACTGT
This window harbors:
- the Lar gene encoding tyrosine-protein phosphatase Lar isoform X7, with amino-acid sequence MLFKTASAQTGAGKMRERRRAQHRTAALLTACLFFLSQADAADPPEITIRPRNLQVRANGIAAFYCAARGDPIPNIQWRKNGKRVSSMQSRYQVSGMESAAGPNANGAVLRIEPVRAQRDDATYECVAENGVGDAVTAVATLTVFEADKVPPGFPSIAPPPTTMVVEVGHTATLPCQASGNPSPRVRWLWNSLPLDVASNPRYALLNDKMHGTLQIVKSEEEDQGKFECVAENAIGTEFSKPTSLYVKVRRVAPQFSIPPPARTEVMLGSNLTLKCVAFGSPMPTVKWKKGLTKWLTPEDNPPLGLNTLKLEDIRESANYTCEAASVLGVIETTAEVKVQSLPGPPTEVRASEITATTVRLAWTYSGLEDPQYYVIQYKPKYANQAFSEISGVITQYYSVTNLSPYTEYEMYVIAVNNIGRGPPSSPAVITTGETVDSLYGGAKPGSAPRNVQVRPLSSSTMVIQWDEPETPNGQVTGYKIFYTSDPSQSLQSWHSQMMDNNHLTTISELTPHTVYTIRVQAFTSVGPGPISAPVQVKTQQGVPSQPSNLVAVEAGETSVTLNWKRPAHAGDNIVSYELYWNDTYAKEHHRKRIPITESYTLNGLYPNTLYYIWLAARSQRGEGATTPPIAVRTKQYVPGEPQDVKVISINSTSIHVTWKPPQEKEKNGIIRGYHVHVQELREEGKGLLNDPMRFNVMDDTTLELNVSGLQPDTRYSVQVAALTRKGDGDRSPPVTVKTPGGVPNRPTVNLKIMERDPIVSIEIEWAKPAQTYGDLLGYRLRYGIKDQPLEEINFPGTKVTSHRINDLERGVQYEFRLAGRNPIGIGQETIKYWLTPEGAPKGPPSNVTYHFQTPDVISIRWEPPIRADRSGQIKKYDVQFYKRGDQSSLIEKTTEHTKAVFTGLEEDAHYVFKVRAYTDQGAGPYSKDITAHTERDIGRAPMSVKAVATSESGVEVWWEPVPSRKKIIGYVIFFTMTPVEDLDEWQQKTVHVTHSADLENLEKFAEYAIAVAAKTADGLGRLSEKVTVKVKPEEVPLHLRAQDVSTHSMTLSWSPPLRLNPVSYKISYNAIKEFVDSLGMTQTQEIFKKEIVVKHDKTSYSINDLSPFTTYNVNISAIPNDKSYRPPTTITVTTQMAAPKPMVKPDFYGVVDNEILVILPQASEEYGPISHYYLVVVPDDKAHNHKNPDQFLTEDLIKNNARTDDENAPYIAAKFLQRNILYTFHLGNDEMYEGFLNRKLNLNKKYRVFVRAVVDTPQKHLYTSSPFSEYLSLDMREAPPGEEPRRPDPKDINGDPEIRIEENRKEAGMVWVIGPIIAALMLSLCLVLLFIVKRRRQPCKTPDQAAVTRPLMSADIGFGAPSDPVEMRRLNFQTPAMISHPPIPISELSEHIDRLKANDNLKFSQEYESIEPGQQFTWDHSNMEVNKPKNRYANVIAYDHSRVILQPIDGILGSDYINANYCDGYRKHNAYVATQGPLQETFADFWRMCWELRTSTIVMMTKLEERTRIKCDQYWPSRGSESYGMMTVTIAEVQELATYCIRTFQVTRNGGAERREIKQLQFTAWPDHGVPDHPAPFLQFLRRVRALNPPDAGPLVVHCSAGVGRTGCFIVIDSMLERARHERTVDIYGHVTCLRAQRNYMVQTEDQYIFIHDALLEAVICGDTEVPARNLHSHIQKLMRIDTIENITGMELEFKKLANMKADSSRFVSASLPCNKHKNRLVHILPYESTRVCLTPRDGSDYINASFVDGYRYRAAYIATQGPLPDTTDDFWRMLWEHNSTIIVMLTKLKEMGREKCHQYWPSDRSVRYQCFVVDPIAEYNMPQYILREFKVTDARDGASRTVRQFQFTDWPEQGVPKSGEGFIDFLGQVHKTKEQFGQDGPITVHCSAGVGRTGVFITLSTVLERMQYEGVVDVFQTVRTLRTQRPAMVQTEDQYEFCYRAALEYLGSFDHYAN